Genomic segment of Murdochiella vaginalis:
GATGTTTATTCGGTGATGCTGGAGGAGGCTACGCTTGCGGAGTCTTGGAAGAGTGTGCGAAAGGAAACGCTGAAGGTCGTGCCGTCAACAGCGGATCTTACGGGCTTTGAAATCGAATCGGCAGCGATGCCGGATGCACATCAGCGATTAAAAAAAGCACTCATACCGGTTGCCGCACAATTTGATTACATCTTGATCGATTGTCCGCCTTCTTTAGGAATGTTGAGCATGAATGCACTGGTGGCGTCCGATTCGGTTCTCATTCCGATACAGACCGAGTTTTACGCGCTGGAAGGGGTAAGCCAATTGGTTAAGACCCTGTCCTTGGTACGGGCAAGCTTAAATCCCACACTGGAAGTGGAAGGTGTGCTCTTGACGATGTATGATGCGCGCACCAATTTAGCACAGGATGTACGTGCCGAGGTCAATCACTATTTTGAAGGAAAGGTTTTTGAGACCGAAATCCCGCGTAATGTCCGTCTTGCAGAAGCACCCTCTTTCGGAGAAAGCGCTGTAACGTATGACAAATACTCGAAAGGGGCGCAGGCATATATAAAGCTGTCGAAAGAAATTAAAAGAAAGCATGGAAAGGATCCTGTAGAAGATAAGGAGTAAGTATGGCACGAAAAAGAGGATTGGGCAGGGGGTTGGGCGCACTGATTCCCAACAGCAAACAAGAGAAAAAACCAACCATCGACACGAAAAAACCAACGGATGAGAAAAAGACGGTGCAGCCGGAACCGAAAAAAACAGCGGCAAAGCCGTCGAAGAACACAACGACGGTAGCAAAGCCGGAAACGAAAGCCGCTGCGTCAGCAAAAGCAGCAACGAAGGCCGGCAAAACGAGTCAATCGGCCGGCAAAGCTTCGTCAACATCTAAGACCGCAAATACAGCGAAGACGTCTGCGAATTCGACAAAGAGGAAAGCGAAAGAGGAATCCAAGCTCTCGGCAACGGAAACGGTGTTGCGCTCCATGCAGCATTTGGCACTGGATCAAATAGAGCCGAATCCGGACCAACCGAGAAAGAATTTTGAGGAAGCTTCTTTAGCCGAACTGACAGAATCCATTCGCACGTACGGCGTGCTTCAACCGATTGTGGTGGAGAAATACACAGCGCCGGGTCATGCGCCGTATCGGATTATCGCCGGGGAGCGCCGCTATCGTGCGGCGAGCCAT
This window contains:
- a CDS encoding ParA family protein; translated protein: MGRIISIYNQKGGVGKTTTVVNLAAALALTGLFKKKVLVIDLDPQGNTTSGFGLEKNTESPDVYSVMLEEATLAESWKSVRKETLKVVPSTADLTGFEIESAAMPDAHQRLKKALIPVAAQFDYILIDCPPSLGMLSMNALVASDSVLIPIQTEFYALEGVSQLVKTLSLVRASLNPTLEVEGVLLTMYDARTNLAQDVRAEVNHYFEGKVFETEIPRNVRLAEAPSFGESAVTYDKYSKGAQAYIKLSKEIKRKHGKDPVEDKE
- a CDS encoding ParB/RepB/Spo0J family partition protein yields the protein MARKRGLGRGLGALIPNSKQEKKPTIDTKKPTDEKKTVQPEPKKTAAKPSKNTTTVAKPETKAAASAKAATKAGKTSQSAGKASSTSKTANTAKTSANSTKRKAKEESKLSATETVLRSMQHLALDQIEPNPDQPRKNFEEASLAELTESIRTYGVLQPIVVEKYTAPGHAPYRIIAGERRYRAASHAGLKEIPVVLREDRPEEQMLLSVVENVQRQDLSPVEEAVAYQHIMEERHMTQQELSVALGKSRPYIANAVRLLRLDEASLEALREGKLTSSQARTLLAEKDLKKRAAYLKLLTEGRASVQEVENRRKKPKTTDAFLVDVERRFSEALETPVAVISRRKGWSVQIACYNEEDLNRLLERFSASDQH